The genomic region CATTCATATCCCTGTCAGTTTCTACTcaaaacacacactacacaTACTGATTAACACAGAGAGATGGCATGCTTTGAGAGGGCATCACCAGCATTGAGGGAAATTCTCTTCAAGATACACGGAGCTGAGAGGCCATTGGAGATAGATCATCATGTGCATGAGTTTGGGTCTGTCCACTTCCATGTTCAGGTACAACTTTAAGCTATCTGtatctaaaagtttaaaatgtTAGAAATGAGAGATAATTTAACAGTTAATATCTTCAAACACGCCCGCTATTTGCAGGCTGAATGCTTTCTGCACGGCCAAGAATGTAGACGTCTTTATGAATGTGTTGGACCTTATATTCCagattaaatgtaatttccgTCCAATATCTATATTAgcattttagtcttttatctttttataaatagatcttgtaactttttcattttttgcgATTTTGGTCCTTCGGTTGCTAGAGTTTGCAAATATTGTCCGAAAAAAAACATGTGCTGGTTAATTTGGGGCTTTTATCCCATTTGGTCAATTTAATGGACCAAAATCACGAAAAGTTAAAAGTCACAGGACCTATTTGCTATCctagaaagataaaggactaaaacgTCAAGAtgcaaaaaatacaaggaCCATAAATTTGCTTTCATGCTGACAGAAATTGACCAATGGGAAAAAAAAGGcccaaattaaaatacaagacaCATGCTTTTTTTCCCGACAACATTTGCAAACTCCGACAACAAAGAACCAAAATcgagagaaataaaaaaagtaggTGACTTATTTGCTACCCTAGGAAGATAAAGAGATAAAGTGCCTAAATGCAAAACATACAGGACGAAAACTGCATTTAAGCCTTATATTCCTCGCAAAGCTTATGTTTCGGCTCTCAACATGTCGTCTGCAAGATAGGCATATTATCAGACAATGTCACACGAGCTAGGAATCAACGAAAACatcttaacaaataaaagatcTGAGTTTGAGATATCATTTCATGATCCAAGTTACGCATACAGTTCTAGCATGCTTCTTTTTACCATTTTCTCATAAGTTAAGCGTTGAAATTTCAAAGATTTTCCAACTTTTACGTTGCATGTCCGACAGAGTTCAGCGTCGGATCAACCCTACACGTACTTATCAATATCAACACCTCTACTATCCCAAGGACACCCGATCTCATCAGAACTTCCACAACACACGCTAGAGATGGTTAGAGGAATTTGCCCTGATGTCGTGGAAATTGTCGAGCCTTCAAGAGAAGGGTATCAACTAACTTTGAAGATCAACCATGCAAGAATTCCACACAGTAAAGgttagtaaatttttatacCTAAAATAGTTCAACAATGTATTCAAATTCTTTAACAAACGAGGTGATATCTTTGTCGAACAGCAGAATAATTGATAGCTATCATATGATGATTTAGTGTTATTTGCATGTAATTATCCAGCCTCCACAAAGATGATTACAGACATATCCTCAGTTCAAGCAGTAATACTGAGCTCCCAGCTGAAAGAAATTCTAAGGAATGTTGATTCATACGAAATATCTTGTGGGTTATATAAACCAATCAAACTCATATACCATCCACGGGAACCATTCTTTGTCATCAAACAGGTACATTTATGTCAGCAAACATGTGTACTTACTATGAATGATCATCTCATCTAAACGTTTAAACTATTGGAGACaagaatcatttaatatttaatatgccTAGCACGTCGGTCACGCACAGCcgttatactttttttgtcAAGCCTTGCACGTCAAACTTGTTAGGGCTGACTCTAATATCATGTTAAATTACCACCTCAGTACATCAGGACcagaaacataaatcataGATCATTCGAATTTAAGGCAATACGGGTGAAACAATTAATCTGAAACTAGATTAAGGCCTATCTAAATCCAAGTAATATCAAAAACTCCACAGATTCAGGGGAGAATTCTTTCAGTTGCTCACCTAAAGTGGATTAACATCTTGACAGCCAGCAAAAATCACGGCAGTATTTCCAATGCGCTTCAAGGAAAAGGAAGATGTGATTATCGCTACAGCCTTTTTTCAGGTAACTCTAGATATACAAAGGGaaagattgaaaagaaaaaaacagaaaaacagtTTTAGTGATAAGTGTCTTGTACCTCTGACTTTggagtataaaaaatatattccagGAACTCATGGATGTCGGAAGCTCAGGAGCATGCACCAAGGCTCCTCATTGCATATGGTCCCCTATTCCGCCTCCAGAATTAAGAGGAGAGCCCATTCAAGACCTTAGCACCAACTGTGGATTCGTCTCCTTTGGTACTAGTTAAACAAGATTTTTACATGATTTCATTCTTTTCAATGTCGAAGTTCCCCTCCACCTCATTCAATAACCATGTTTCCAGATATTACTTCCCGTCATGTGGAAGGCAAGAAACTAGACAAGACGGTGTGGAACTTACTGAACTTCTACGCATTTGTGAAGTACCATGTGAAGGTAGAGGGCACCTTCATAAGCTTTACATTACTAAAATTAGTTGCACGTTTGGAGCTGAACTAAGTCTTAAACAGAGTACGAGGGGTTTTATACAGAGAAGGATGAGAATGCGTCTTGAACGGTTGGTTCAGGTAATCAAGCTAACATCTCAAACTGAAGTATACTAATCGAAACATGGAATAGTTTATATTTCAAGTTGTAAATCTCAGAGTTCTGATATTTGAGATTCAGTTTTGTAAGATATAGCCCTCTAATGTGGTAACCCTGCTTGTGTTACAGCCCTTACAGACAGCAGAACCAGAAGAAGATCAACCGGTTAAAAAGAAAGCTAAAGGTACGTAAggtattatataaaataaatcactGATATCGGCAACCACCGTTAATGCTACAGACTCTTCCAGcattttttcccccttttccCTGTTTTTCTCTTCTCCTTCCATCAGCTGGCTTTTCCTGAATGTTCGGGCTAAAATTTCTGGTCCAGGATGTCGACAAGTGAGAAAGTGGATAAGTGCCTCAAAGTCAAAAATCCTTAAAAGGAAGTATGACTTcaccaataaaattaagagGATTCGTTCCAGAATCAAAATACATGGCTTCGGCCGTTTTCGGAGACGGTGGCTGACAATGCCCAAGTTTTCTCCAGTGACAAGGTACATAAAGCTGGAGTAATCTTTTGTCCCTCAAGTAATATCAACAAGCAGCATATGATGTCTTGCAATCATCATACTCTATAAAGTGACAAGGTATACAAACTTAGACTGTAACTGTTTCTCCTATAATGCATGCAAGAAGCATTCAATGATTGCATCGGAGCGCTTCTCTTTTTCCAGTACTGTCGCGCTTTCGCCCTCTACCGAAATCTTTTGTTGTGCATATTACCTTTGCAAAGACACTTTAAATACACGGCTATTTCACAAGCATGAACATATCTATAAATGATTCCAGTTTGATGCCAGGTCACCCTGGCAACAGGCTCATTAACAGCATCACTAcaacaatataattgaaaactGTTAATTCTAGGAACAAATAACTCAGGTGTCGTAGTACATCAAAGTCAATGATGCAAGACTCAGGACCAGAAAGCTTTTTTGGTCCCAGCACACACACCAAacttaaaaatgaaactatGACAACATACATGATTGAGATTAATGTCTTTACAAGGACTGCTCCAAGAAGTTATTGCAACATCAAAGTCCTAACTCCAAATTacttgagaaaaataatattcagcAACTATGATTTCGTTCAAATTGGCTACGCATTACTGGAAGGGTGAGTTCTGAAACATCAATTGCAAGCCAATTATCCAAGATTTACGACAAAAGTCAACTAatgtgtttgaaaaaataatacaactGTTCTAAGATCTACAGATTGCTGATCTTAACTCGACATCTCATAACCGGAATTTCAGAGTACAAGAGGCtcaaagaaataataaaaaacacattCACACAAGACTTTGTAATCGATTAATTTCTGAAACAATAAGTTCATTTCTTCCTATGTTTGCATAGATTCCAATATATTGACTCCAGTGCACAACTTCTTGACTCCAGACTTTAAGTAACACTTAATTGGTGTACTCTAACCCGAGCTCTTAATATGACATTACATTCTTCAGCCCAAAAAACAGTAGATGTACTGGCTCGTATGTTGTAGTGTGGAGCACCCCAACATTACATTCAAGCCCCGTGACCGTGATTATTCTTACAGGCTTCCTAATATAAGTAGATGACAGGTGCCATATTAAGTAATTCACTCGAAACTATCTTAGTGGAAAACCAATTTCAAGCAGTAGGAAAATTCTCCAAACCACATAAGTGCACTTACCTTCTGttcatatttttctgtttctatACAAGTATACAGTCCAACTAAACTGAACTAACATCATATGGTCTGGTTTATGACCAGTAGGTCAGTTACTCTGGACCAATAATATGATAGGGTTGTTTGGCAGTAGGTTGAAAGGGTTGGAAGTCATTTTGTATAGATAAAAGTTTTTTGTGTATGATGAGTTATATTCAAGAGAGGTAGGCTTAGTAAAACATCCAAAGAAGGAGAACCTATTCATCTAGACCGCTTTCGACTACTGACAATCCTCCATCCCAGTATTCTAGTCTTTACATAATAAACAAAAGCCCATATCCACTTCTCAAACATAATACTAGGACTAGGAGGTAATGCTTCTCATATGTTTacttcaatacatatgtagaGCATCTTTGTCGTAATATTACCCAATCATGTAACTTAGAAGAGTTATCTGGTGGTTTAGGTTCCAGGGAAGAGTTGTCGGTGATTGGAGAAAGCCTAGTCTTAGACGGTGTGGAgagttccattttcttttactttgttTTGTTCCGCAATTTGAGGCTTCCCCTGACTTTGACCCTTTGATTGGTCAAGAATTATAGAGATACACCCAAAATCCAATGTTTATTACTAGACCAAGACAGTGTCTTTCCAAAATTGGTGAGGGGGTGGCGAAACAGGCGGGGGGGAGACGGAGTTGGAGAGGCGCAGCCGgggaggtggaggtggaggtggaggtggaggtggaggcGGAGAGGTTCGGTCGTGCATAACACCACTCAATtgaagggggtaatttgcctatttttcatatcatagGTTGGTAGTTAGCAATTTAcccattaataatataatatgtatattaaatttgtaatatatgattgatttaaatttgaacaaattacatattatataaaaaaggttaattacacttaaaccctTTCTGAAAATGTGGAATTatactttttccaaaaaaaaattgaaatttcactTACACCCTTCTAAAAGTCAGctaaatgcataaaactccCATTTGTTTAAAAACGACTGTTAAAAACCcccccttttattttaaaaataggcaaCAAACCCCTCTCTGTGTTCTTAAACGTAGCTCAATTGTCCCTCTCTGTTAAATCTATTTAACAacaataactttttataaaatgattgTTATATGCTtactcaatatataatatttcttattttaataatagatgGATCTTCTTTGATTGAATAATGATAATTagatcttattaattaatctcaacagttaaactttaagaaaatgaaaggctatttgtaatcaattaatttaagtgCTTAgtgttttttactttttttttaaaaaaaatgtcttGCATTTGCAACTCATACTTTGCATTTacaatttatacttttgaacTAATTAGGAAGTATCACATGCAAcacatgtataaaaatatatttttaaatgtgaaTATAGAATTTATTAGTTACTAAAGATATTAAAAACTCATAgttctatttatatttctattattgaatctttaattttatctattaaatGATGAGGAAaccatttaatttgttatttgtaactgttgtgcataaaaataggttGGCTCAAAGAGGTTCAAACGgcccaaaaaagaagaaagaaaatagaggCTCAGGACATCCATCGACACGTAAGCTCAAGGCCCCTGCCTCGGACCATGATCAAAACCCAACGAACCATTTGGTCCAAAAAGCCCACACACGTGGCACCCACTCTCCCACGTGACAGCTCATCAACCTAGGTGTCAGCAGCCAACTTGGACACAGCACTAGGAGGACCTCTTTGGCGGCTGGAACACCTTACAGACAAGGGGTCTTCCTAAACTAAAGAAGGCTCCTACTAAAGCACTCCTAGCTACAAATAAGGACAACTTATTCCTTATCCTAACCATCCCAACCAACTTCTGCAAAATTCTCAGGAGTAGAATACACCCTCAGCAGACGGGGGCACTcctctctataaatacaggtttaCTTCATACAGGGGACACCCTTCTCACTCTCTGGACGACACCCCTCTGACGCCTCTCTTACCCTCTAAACATTCTTTGAGCACTTTACAAGCACGTTAGCACAtgttcttatatttttcatcaactCTATTCACCATTTCACGATTTTcaatcacatttatttattttttgacttcattcaatttcaaatccaATACTAGCTTGGGCGCCGGAGTGCTAATGCCTTTTTTGCAGGTTCCTACTTCAGGATTTGCATTCGTTTTGGTCCAAATCTTGAATAATTGTCCAGATTCATTGGACCTGTATGTTTTTTAACGCATCATTAGCGTCGTCTGTGGGAACATAAATCTAATACGTGAGAACAATGGAAAGAGTACACACCTCCTCCGAGGACTCCCCAGAAGGATGATCCCCCTCACACTAGAGGACCTCTCACGCATGAATACTACCTCTTTTTAAGGCTCAACTTCAGCGACCccatcattatcatcatttaattataatattcctactaattcaatttttaatatgcAGGACGTCCCCCTTGAGGACCAGGAGGGCATCTTTCTCTGAAAATAATCCCTACCCCAAAGGCAGGCATCCTTCTCAAAAAATAAGCACTACGCCCAAGCAGACATGCTCCTCAAAGATAGGCCCTAGGGGGGGTATTCTTCTCATAAGATAAGCCCTGCACCCCAGCAAACATCCTCCTTAGAAAATCATGGCCCCAGGTGGGTACCCtccctaaaaaaataagccTTGCCCCTGAGCAAGCATCCCTCTCAATGAATAAATCTTCACATATAAGCTTCCCACATAGagtatctttaatattttaatttaataatcttgGAGGTTAATTTTACAACCTAAGATGTGCTAACATGTGCCTTCTTATAGGAATTTTACGAGGGAGGCATCCTTTTCAAACCTCTTGTAAAAAGCCATGTCTTCTACATAGGAACAGAGGCTCTTCTCCATGGAGGCACCCCAGCCCTCCTTTGGGTAGGTACTTACGTCTTTCTTTCGGGGACTTGTAAGTTCTATCTGTGCAGGCACCTAAGCCCTCCTCCGCAAAGGCATCTAAGCCCTGCTTCAGACGGACACCTTATTTTTCCTCCTGTAAGGTTTTCAAGGAGGCCCTGCTCAAATAACCCTCCTCTGAGGAGGAACAATAATTTTGCTTCGTGCTAGACCTATTCGTAATATGTGCATGTCTTTGTTATATAACATTctcttgtaaaaaaataaagtcctACATCGTAGTAGGCACAAAAGGCGCCCGTTAAGCCCTCCTCCATGGAGGCACCTTCATGAAAAGACTTGCTCCTTACAGGCACAAAGTaagttcctttttttttttttttaaggatgCTTATGCTACTAACATTCTTTGCAggaattggaaaaaaaaaaaaaaaggaatacaAAAAGGCTCTTTCTTCGGACCTCACCTCTAAAGACGTCTATTCCAACAAGTGTCAAAATCCCCACTTATTAAAGTGGGGAGGTACTgatatgcataaaaataggCTAGCCCAAATGgaccaaaaaagaagaaaaaaatggaagGCCCAGGACATCCCCGCCTCGAAAGCCTAGGGTATCCCCCGACTCGGACCATGATCAAAGCTTGGCAAACCATTCCGTCCAAAAGGCCCACACACATGGCAGCCTATTCTCGCACGTAGAGCTCATTAACCCAGGTGTCAACAACTAACTTGGACCACATCAACCCTAGAAAGACCTCCCTAGTAACTGGGACACCATGCAGGCGAGGGGTCTCCGTAGACTGAAGAAGGCTCCTATTAAAGCACCCCTAGCTACAGATAAGGATGACTTATCCCTTATCCTAACCAACTTCCGCAAGATTCTCGAGCGTGCGACCCCCAGCAGATGGGGGCACTCCctctataaatatagatttaatCCTCCATAGGACGGACACCCTTCTCACTCTCTGGACAACACCCCTCTGACACTTCTCTTACTTTCTAAATATTCTTTGAGCACTCTACAAGTACGTTATCACATGTTCTTATGCTTTTCATTGACTTTATCCACCATTTCACGATTTTcaatcacatttatttatcttttgattttattcaatCTCAAATTTGATACTAAATTGAGCGTCAAAATACTAATGCCTTTTTTGCAGGTTCCCCCTCATGATTTGCATTCGTTTTGGACTAAGTTTTGAACGATTGtccaaaattcattgaacCCATGTGTTTTTTGAACACATCAATAACCCacttctaaatttaattgataatattaaataaaaaagttattccttaaaattgatattattatgtttcatgattttgtattagaacatattattataacaaaagtaaaatataatatataaaagatccaatattaaaaatacttttttttgcTTCGATAGAATTCGATTCTTATAACTAATTCTTatgttgatataattatatttctaccCTGTAACCTATGGCTTGTTTATAGAAATCACCCATGTCGCtttgataattacacatacaccaccaaaaatgtcaaaattatttacaatcgttgctttttaaaaaattacacataccaAGTCCAAATTCAATTGCCACCACTATTtgtaatcaattaatttaagtgcttagtttttctttttttttttttctgaaaataagtGTCTTTCATTTGCAACTCATATCTTgcattttacaatttatactttagaagtaattaaattaagctcACTTAAACTAAAAACCGAACCAACTTTTACAACCGCAGAGCtgacatattttacttttaccCAAAATACTCCAACTTCAacttattttaagattttttttgttgttgtcaAGCGATCCCAACTTTCTTACAAACTCTTTTACAGCTTATTCCAACCTCGAATGCAGATAATACTACAAACACCTCCCTGATTCGAAAGCTCCAAGTGCTTCTACATGAACTGTCGCAAACACTTGCTAGATCTTCGTCGAAGTATCAGAATTCCTAAACAAATCAAGATTTGACAATAATGCAAAACAAACCAACAGAATTGgcattgaatttaaattaggaAAGCAATGGAAAAGTATGAAGTTGGCTTTGTAGTACAGCAGGAGAAAAGTTCTCAAACACAGTACAGGAGATGAGAAGCTATGTAGTAGTATGAGAAtcaaaaaatctttttaaaattgagaagagtAAATGACCTATAAGCACCTTAAACAAACCAAACTACAGAACtcagttaaaaaatatgacaGCAACCATGGATACATGCGACAGACATACTAGTGACTAGCTTGTAAGAAAAAAGAGCATGCTGCGTAGTTTGCTTTCCAGTTTATCAAGTTCAGGAACTGACATGCTCAGCAATGTACTCTAGGATCCTCACACATTGTATCGACTTTTCGCCGATCTTTCCCTTCTGGAATCATCCTGTAACAATCCAGGAAGACAATAATATAAGAAGGCAAAGAAGAGCCTAAGACATTAGGAATAGCAAAAGAAAAGCGTACATGGAAGCTGTAAGAGATCTTATCAGTGACATCAATGATCTCCTTCCACTTCCTCCCAATGCCCATCTGCATTCCAAacattggattaaattaattaatttcaaaaaggcTCATTATCACGTAAGCTCTGACTgctaaaaatatagtaaaaacaaatagaaatcCAGGAGCCTAAGACTTCTTTGCATGGGAGTGGAGGCGAAAGGTGGTGTTGCTATTTCCTTTTGATGGAGTCATCTGCAACAgccaaaattttgaaccttaATCTTCAATGTCTCACATCGAGCAAAAAGTGGCTGTTGTTTAACGGTCTTTTAACACTAGCATTTTTCAGACAACATGGTTTCTTCTCCTCCGAAGCAGTTAATGTATATGGTTACTTTTGATAGATAGTTGTGCCTTTTCTTGAACTGAACCCTTTGATCAAATCCCAGATCCTTTCCTCAAACTTTTGACATTAGATCCTAAGTCCTTTCATCAAAATAGCATATATCTGGAGAACATTGTTATTTAACACAAAGCGATGTTAGATGAAATTTGGGACATCCTACTGCAATGAAATACAGTTGCTCTCTGTTCTCTAACTGACATATGCAGACCACCTCTACATATTAATGTTTAAATGAGCTAAGCTTAGTTATTTTTCTCATCAGGTCTTCTGCTGCATTTTACTAGGAACTAAAATAGATGCAGAGAAGAAAGATGCTTTCAcgtttaaatttaatattttcgaCAGGGtttcatttcaaataattgataGGACAAGATAAGCCAGAATATGTCAAGAGCAAATAGCTCCAAACAACATTGAGAACTGAACGGTTGGCAATATTAACAATTGAGCTGATGGCATTATGTTCAACCCAGGCATCATAAATCAAAACCAGGAAATGGTTAGATTTGTAGccattacataaaaaaatacctGAGCTGCTTCATTGGCTGCAGTCTTGGTCCATAATGAGAGTTTGTCTTGCCTTTGGCGCACGCTGGCCACCACTCCACAGATCT from Sesamum indicum cultivar Zhongzhi No. 13 linkage group LG3, S_indicum_v1.0, whole genome shotgun sequence harbors:
- the LOC105158601 gene encoding actin-related protein 2/3 complex subunit 2B, with product MACFERASPALREILFKIHGAERPLEIDHHVHEFGSVHFHVQSSASDQPYTYLSISTPLLSQGHPISSELPQHTLEMVRGICPDVVEIVEPSREGYQLTLKINHARIPHSKASTKMITDISSVQAVILSSQLKEILRNVDSYEISCGLYKPIKLIYHPREPFFVIKQPAKITAVFPMRFKEKEDVIIATAFFQELMDVGSSGACTKAPHCIWSPIPPPELRGEPIQDLSTNCGFVSFDITSRHVEGKKLDKTVWNLLNFYAFVKYHVKSTRGFIQRRMRMRLERLVQPLQTAEPEEDQPVKKKAKGCRQVRKWISASKSKILKRKYDFTNKIKRIRSRIKIHGFGRFRRRWLTMPKFSPVTRYIKLE